Part of the Aquarana catesbeiana isolate 2022-GZ linkage group LG06, ASM4218655v1, whole genome shotgun sequence genome is shown below.
gcccgtgtggcctgcaatatgtgggccgtactaaaaGACCCTTACAGGTGAGACTAAACGAGcacattaataatatcaggagagggttCACAAAACATTCCGTGTCGAAGCATTATTTGACAGCTCATCATCGAGACCCTACAGGCACTATCTTTTTAGGGATAGACAAGTTcaagccccactggagggggagtgccctggtacgtagcatctctagattagagatggcctgggttcataaatTGAAGTCCTATACCCCCTTTGGTCTTAACGTCGATGTGGACGTTAACGCCTTTATAGACAACTCTTAGGGTATAAGGGGCTTTCTTGTTATTACCAGTCCTGTcaaatatttctattttttagaAGTTTTATTGGTTTGTTTTTTAATACCCTATGTGTTGAATTTATGATTAGTTGGTTTTAGAGCACTCCTGTTTCAGGGAAACGGTTCTCTTAACTTTATTAATATCTTACATATGCATCCATTGTTATGGCCCAGATTTcgattcatttttctttttctggtttttaatttttaccatttttcattaaaatattttttacattaaaatattttctcattaaaatatttttttttttttttttttttttttttttttcattaatatttttatttcattttaattattattttacttttgcTCTTTAGAGGTTAGTGCTCTTAATTTTGGGTGCACTTGTTTCCCTCACAGCAACATGTGCACGCATTAGATGTCTAGTGCACAATGGACGTTTCTACTTGGATTAATATCTACTGTCTATATATGCAGCCCTATGCCATACGGGGACTGTTTGCACTTTGTCTGTTATGtttcggtttttttttttatttattttttaaatttttttatttcggtTCAATCAACCATTTCGTATTTATCAATATTTCTTTACCACACATCCTTTTGGTCCGTGTAGTCTTTTAATACCGTTTGGTGTATATTTAGATATTCACCACTCGAGTAATGTTTTTGGTCTTGCCCATACTGTTTCCCTGACACAAGATGGCGCTTCCGTTTTACTGTTGTGGAGGGTTGTGATTGATGTGTTtatttaagcggtgcgtcgggacgttgctcacatcccgtgaccacgtcctgttgtgatgaaacggcgtagggaggaggagctacgtcccgacgacaccgcgatacacagactcgtaggacacgagttttcttggagccggccggctttctattttacatacctgcaatttacgatgcttttgtaagtgcaatctttatatttttttatacaataaatcgctggattttacactatgtggagcaatttatcttttacatggcaatatttccataaatgctgaggctgtgtggagtgagtcccaggtcccgtacgctgagtgcctgcttaaagatccctggctggggtacagccatctgcctcctgggtctcctgtaatttagagaccatttccatctggtaagaggcagcaatttttcttggaggtggaggtttatctacgcaccttatatcctatcacagcgagatcctgttacattacttcacagagcacctggagatcagttttaatctatgcatgtcaatgtaatatggatggactttatttaatactgcttttttgaatcacggactttctttagcttttcagtttcttatgttgttGCACTATTATGGTTTGgctctgtggttacagttaagctgtattaatgtacatattgacactagaggtacatattgtttactgattgtgatatgcaatatctgtttttttgtcatatacacaattattctcatttatattttattcacttaatagtatttttaatttctttcatagtgtttgacactttcactcaatgacccacattcaatctccacattcacatcatttttcaggcatttgccttttGTCACTTTAGTTGTCAGCGCGACTTTTTTTTGACTTACACTATTTTCAGCttactactttctagtcgcagcttttctctaatcagtgtaagcgcagtatttattttttacctagaagaggacaggtgtccggttgttcaggcaggagtgacaggagacggttaagtacggtgactggacaccagctgttattagttttgtagaggtgaatgtctactccagagcctgtttgctgggttttagaaacctcgaggtgaaggataaaatggtcttggtagcgaagcaagtgccgtctgcatagtgcTTGGTCTGTGGGgctgttacaggtgaactcgccaggtcgcaagaacccatagtaagccaaatatatggctgcttgtaggaccgtgctggggagcagaccgaatggagaagtagccagaatagtcgacatctccctgaagatgggccccgtgatgggtaagcgcttgatgctgatcactggttgttgtttctgaatgcccctaaggatggctcgtatagcgtgtgatgagaacagtgaagattttgtggggtcttcaagagtcaagaaatgttgtatgccggctagatatagccgaatggtattgtaagataaggccagctgagtatggcagtatgaagtgaaggccagtacctgtttgacatctgttggtcctttacagcaggatgtgaggaatttattgaatgccctccaagctgtctggtaggctttgagtgtgttatgagagagtgagtgattgatgagctgcgttgctccttgtaaatgttgagctagtccagggtcagctgtgaccagacggggatagcggccgacactggatcggctgcgggaacctgtttgaaaaaggaggtgtagttaaaacgtgacagtgcgtcagcagctaaattgtatctgcctggaataaatgcacagtgaatgttaaactgatgctgtaaggacagttgtaccaatctgcgcaggaaggacatgactgctagggacttggacctgcctttgttgatgatgtgtgccgtggcctgattgtcagtggtgaagaccacggtttgccctgtccaatggtgaccccagagttgtgcagctgccactatgggatagagttcgaagagggaagatgttcgggtaaagccgggtatcaacagtatatgttgaggccagggtcctgaaaaccattggtggccaaaaattgccgcgaaacctgtggaagctgcaacgtctgtcaccacctgaggtgaaagggccgacaccatgggtataaatagggatatgccattccaggcggacaggaattcctcccacatagataggtccgctattgctgcggagtctagattcaggatttgatcggggtcttgtgtttctgacaggaatctcagcagacgtgacacgaaggtgcggccttgtggaataattcgcatggcgaaattaagcattcccaggagagattgcaactgctttttggtacaccctttggtgtgggtgaatttgtgaaggaccgccctgatgcaggttagtttgtcgagggggagactggcttgcatagtgcaggtgtctaagttgactctgagaaaggtgatgttgtgtgctgggccgtcgactttgtgcttggcgatgggaacattgagattcccgaataccactctgagtttgtcgaggtctcctgggggcttgctgggaggttctatcagtaggaagtcatccaggtaatggatgacttcttggcactgagccttgtgtaccagtatccaagcgagggattgagcgaatgtgtcgaagagccaagggctactcttcgaaccaaacgttagttttgtggcaaaataatatgcctccttccacttgatgccgtgccagcaccaaagggatgggtgtataggcaggagcttgaaggcatccgagatgtcggctttggaaagccaggcacctgtacctgctttgatgactgcttggattgccatgtccacggaggaatattttagggagaattcttcggaggggatcagggaattgagactggggatatgggaagaatgaggcgcagacaggtcgtacaccaaacgtaatttatttgtgaatttgcccttgacaagcccaatagggctgactctccaagtgctgaaagggggctgagtgaaggggcctatgacgtactctcgtctacttctgcttgtaagagccgatctatggcttgttcgtcaatggccgctgaacgaagattcccacattcgtaagtactgtggggtagtgaaatgaggccggtgtgaaagcctactgtgaagccctggataaggtaggtggccagggagggggtgggatgtgaggtgaggtagagtcctagccataagacgttgatccggcttagtcatgccctcttctgttgtttgacttcgcacaggtttcttgggtgcgctctttggcataaggtgcagatgtggagtaggcggcactgactgaagttgcaggacccgtaattgtaattattgcagatggctgcccctcccacggttcggactgggcgtccgaatttgtccacctgaggcctttgttcaggggccgactgaccctgaagtgcaccggaggtagagggaaattcaaagggacgtctggttgtcgcattggcgcaccaggtggcagtgtgggtggaggactggcaaatcgcacacaggggtgagcgtaagccggcaaaatggcggcagaacagctctgtgtccatgagactccaatttgttgttgtttggaactgtgtgagtctggcagcagcctttgcggaaaaggaacggtggtagtcgtaaaaggaaaatcctccatacttgtagcccaagtctactaccgtatggaggtataagtccagctcttcccttctgctgggggcggctgagcataggacgtctctcagcatgccaaaggccagggtgaattctgggacggataacttgcggttcagtctggggtctttggctttaaggaccaccgatatgtcaccccaggagtaggccttattttctgccagatcgtgcacagaaataaggagagaggccaggttgacgtccctgccatccaaaatgtccttcctgatgctggttggaaccaaatgggaggggtagacaatggggctccagcctgaggtacctgcaggaaggggtgttaaggtttgggttgcggttgggtcggggatagccgcggccggtcgtgcctccaggattgccaccctggtttgtacgtctgtgaccgaggtagacagggacgacaccatcgtgtgaagttgtgagatggctgaagatattgactggagggatgcctgctgggtactgggtcctgctgctggtgggggaaagaggagtttgaacagctcgcctttcctcgctgtggcggggaagggcacacctctgcgtcttagctctgccgtcagtttggggatagtccatcccctgagggactgcacgctgccgctctctgagaccggggaaggtgacagaggggccgtgaagtcttcgctgccggcctgagacatggtagatctggtgagaatatcctgtctttgagctcttattttggttgactgtaacctattgggggtgacatgaatttcaagttttttctttgattccctgagtcatacttacccgccttattttctcccacttttttttttttttttttttctttacctgaagggatatcgtccaacctggtgcagggtggacctattgaactttgactgacctggaggaaaatgaaaggtgataattcgtgaagggtttgctgactaacttgaagccatgacttgtatggtgcttacaatcttgtgacaatgaaatgattagaaatgtttgccttgattatgaaatgagtgaactccatgacagaggtccggctcggtcgtgtcgtgactgatccgaccgtgaactgggctctggagcatgtactgaaatgaggcaactgaaaaacattggtgcacaccgggacgaatcggtgcatgtttgatgcatctggattcgaatcggagcgcagaatgaaacgaaatgagagaaatgtttaccttgaccgaggctcgaattggttgtgccgcattttgcgactggcaacgcaccgagctctggtacaggtatgggtacggccgaaacaactgaggcattccgtgacgaatcggtgcatctcggatgcgactggtttcgaaacggtgatgcgctgtgggagtgaaatggtagcagttccatgacagagatgcggatcggtcgcccgatatctgcgactagctatgatccggactccggagcatgtttcagaaatgaggccgagccctggggcacgccgtaacgaatcggtgcatggaggatgcgactggattcgaagcggagcgcggtaagtgcaggtgtaacatattgtttgccatgacagaggcgcaaatcggtcgtgctgctgtagcgactgactacgaatcggactctggagcatgtactgaaatgtggctaatacctggggcacgccgagacgaatcggtgcatttccatgcgactgaattcgtatcggagcgtgatacgtggcaatgaaatgataaccatgacagaggtacgaagcgactgataatgacgtgactctggagcatgtactgaaatgaggccgtaattactggggcacaccggagcgaatcggtgcatcttttaggtgcgactggattcgaatcggagcgcggtacgtgactgaaatgagaaatgatttgaaatggtttgaaatgttagaaatgtctttagaaatgtttcagaaatgagaaatgattggtatcgaactgacgtggttcgaaaagatttatgcgTTTAcaaatcgctatggctgtctactgacacatgtttaacaatttagagctgtctgaaatgaagcgacgcttgcgtcgctgtggtttcctcagataacgtgaaatggtaacatgacgacagtgcaagtgatacacatgcggttacgttcgtgaaatttgcgagtgattcgtaattctaatatcacggtttagtgacatgacataaaagtacgtaaaaacaaaaatccgaggggaccctacctgcgacagcccagccagacgcgtggtgcgaacgaatcggtaaacgcggatTTCAAAAAACTCTCGAgcacggagatcacgaatgcgggaactcgtgagccaagtatttgcgaacgctgaaatcggaatagtcgttctagtgacgtatatcgcgcacaggaaaccgacaagcaccacaggtgagcgggctggttaaataccccccgggctcctcccataaattcaggccaccatactggccttcctacacatatatatatatatatatatatatatatatatatatatatatatatagtgttgtacgtcactgagttcttgacggtcgaaagttcagcttgagcggaatcctgtcagaaaagccatcatatctttttccgaccaaaatcccgatcatgtgtacgcagcattatagtgcaaaaaataaaaaatccaggggtgattaaataccaccaaaagaaagctctatttgtgtgaaaaaaaaggacaaaaaaataatatgggtacagtgctgcatgactgagcaattgtcattcaaagtgtgacagcactgaaacctgaaaattggcctggttaggaagggagtttaagtgcccagtgggcaagtggataAACAATGGTTTATTTTTTAACCCTGCTGCTTTgtgaaaaatacattttgtttttatgtagaaATGTGCCCCTATCCTATGGAAAAcacaacatctcctctagatgtgCACATTCTACCATTTTTTATGAAAACAGAGAATTCATTGTTCATCATCTTTAGCTCTGTCTACTTTTTCTTCAACTATTTATTTGGAGTGCTGGTGAACATAGTTATCATTGCAGTGATATGTTTGGACTTCCATTTGCACACCCCGATGTATTTATTTCTATTCAACTTGTCTGTTGTTGATATGTGTTATACAACTGTTACCATTCCAAAACTCCTCTACATCTTACTTTCTGGAAATAATACAATGCTAATTACGCAATGTTTTAtccaaatgtattttatgtgtttAGCGGACAGTGCTGAAGACATCATTCTATTTATAATGGCGTATGACCGATATGTTGCAATTTGTCACCCTTTACACTATCATCATATACTTAATAAGAAAGTCTGCATATTGCTAATAATAGTTGTTTGGATTGGTGGCAGTCTAAATTCAACCTTTATTACAAGttcaatattaaaaataattttctgtttttctgttaCCATTCACCAGTTTTTCTGTGATGCTAAAGCTCTCATCAACATTTCCTGTGGTGGCACCAAAGTATTTTACATCGTCTTGTATGCAGAGTGTTTATCATTTGGGCTCTGTCCAGTTATTTGCAACTTGATGTCCTATGTAAAAATTATCAGGGTCATACAACACATTAAATCTAAGGATGGCCGAAGTAAAGCCTTCTCCACCTGTTCATCCCACCTCATTGTTATGGCCATCTTTTATGGATCTGCTCTATCTGTATACATGACCCCACCATTGGACCGCTATGACTTACTTGAACAGATCTTAACCATGTTCTACACCACAGTGGTCCCTATATTGAACCCTCTAATATACAGTCTACGAAACAATGAAGTGAAGAGTTCCTTGCGAAAATTTTTGTTCTAAAACTTACAAGTAGTACTTACATCGAATTATGCATTGTTAATGTTCAAAGACCTGAAATGCTTTCAGTACATGGTAATTCACCATACACAATTATTTGTAACCATTATCGACTGCCTGGTAGGGATGggacgaacacccccccccccccggttcggtttgcaccagaacaacGTGaacaaaaagttctagcgaacatgcaaaccctattaaagtctatgggacacgaacatgaaaaatgaaaagtcctaattttaaaggcttagatgcaagttattgccatcaaaattgtatggggacccgggtactaccccaggggacatgtatcaatgcaaaaaaagtttttaaaaggactgttttttcaggagcaaagattttaataatgcttaaagtgaaacaataaaaattaaatatttctttaaatatcgtgcctgggggttcccttagtctgcccgtAAAGCGGCGCATCTGcacgatgtgtagaacagtgctgcagcaataatgacatttctaaagtaaaaaatgtcatttaaacttgctcgcggctgtaatgcattgccggctcccagcaatatggataaaaaagGCCCTTAAGGGGAAtgccacaccaaattaaaaaaaaaaattggcgtggggtcccccccaaaatccataccagaccttatccgagcatgcagcctggaggtcaggatagggggggacaagcgagcgcccccccccctcctgaaccataccaagcgacatgccctcaacatggggggttctctgggccaccccaaagcactttgtcctcatgttgatggggacaagaatctctttccaacaaccctggccattggttgtccattgggttccccttaaaaaagtTGATGATTTTCTCGACCGATCTGAATTCAAATcgctctgaaaatttggaattcgttagaaaactgATATACGGAAGGAAATGTAAAAAACTTCAACGAagttcgttactatttcattttgCGCTTTAGATACATCCGAGTCTCTGAAAAACCAAACATTTGTCCGAATTTATATTTGGGCTTAAACGAATTGCATGTGTCTATgactaaatacaaaaaaaaaaaatcctaaacgaAAAATGTAAATACACATAGTTACagaattacatagtaggtgaggtcgaaaaaagacacaagtccatcaagtccaacctatgtgtgtgattatacatcatattacattgtatatcccaatatgttgcggtcgttcaggtgcttatctaatagtttcttgaaacgatcgatgccccccgctgagaccaccgcctgtggaagggaattccacatccttgccgctcttatgccccgtacacacgatcggacattccgacaacaaaatccatggatttttcccgacggatgttgactcaaacttgtcttgcaaatacacggtcacacaaatcttgtcggaaattccgaacgtcaagaacgcggtgatgtacagcacgtatgaTGAGCCAAGaacaatgaagttcaatagcctgtgcagctcttctgcttgattccgagcatgcgtggaaactttgtgcgtcggaattgtgtacacacgattggaatttacgacaacggattttgttgtcggaaaatttgagatccagatctcaaattttgtgtgacggaaattccggtggaaaatgtgtgatggagcccacacactgtcgcaatttctgacaacaagctcccatcgaacattttccgtcagcaaatccgaccgtgtatacaagtcttgttaaactcccttccgcgaaaaaagttttatccctattgttggatcaccagtatggtatttgtatattgaaatcatatcaactctcaagcgtctcttcttcagagagaataggttcagtgctcgcaacctttcctcataactaatatcctccagaccctttattagctttgttgtcgttctttgtacttgctccatttccagtacatccttcctgaagactggtgcccagaactgcacagcatactctaggtgtggccagaccagagtcttgtagagcgggagaattatcattttatctctggagttgatcccctttttaatgcatgccaatattctgtttgctttgttagcagcagcttggcattgcatgccattgctgagcctatcatctactaggacccccaggtccttttccatcccccagaggttttccccccagtgtatagattgcattcatatttttgccacccaaattcattattttacatttttctacattgaacctcatttgccatgtagttgcccaccccattaatttattcagatctttttgcaaggtttccacatcctgtggagaagttattgccctgcttagcttagtattgtccgtaaatacagagattgaactgttt
Proteins encoded:
- the LOC141148013 gene encoding olfactory receptor 8D1-like, which produces MENTTSPLDVHILPFFMKTENSLFIIFSSVYFFFNYLFGVLVNIVIIAVICLDFHLHTPMYLFLFNLSVVDMCYTTVTIPKLLYILLSGNNTMLITQCFIQMYFMCLADSAEDIILFIMAYDRYVAICHPLHYHHILNKKVCILLIIVVWIGGSLNSTFITSSILKIIFCFSVTIHQFFCDAKALINISCGGTKVFYIVLYAECLSFGLCPVICNLMSYVKIIRVIQHIKSKDGRSKAFSTCSSHLIVMAIFYGSALSVYMTPPLDRYDLLEQILTMFYTTVVPILNPLIYSLRNNEVKSSLRKFLF